One stretch of Cheilinus undulatus linkage group 5, ASM1832078v1, whole genome shotgun sequence DNA includes these proteins:
- the si:ch211-214j8.12 gene encoding uncharacterized protein si:ch211-214j8.12, translating to MPLFQASGESGGAKAQPKWKRRRNRKKKYGEKDDDDSVLPLTRLCLLSLADNMKDVWAKDYADNYLDQYSFRHIMGPFNLLPGDLVEELTSLLCSRKQLSRAALHLLLVPQLRTLSLEKCPGLATSALCGHITARCQGLWSLDLSGAQQLPAKVLSETLGSLPALRSLSLAGTRCDGCVIRAIVNHCHLLRHLDISCCHFLSPAALLPLGGRAYFSSSASLSTSKSSISHSCPSHLSPPPLSSLLALDIGFGEEEGDPVAAAAFLLLSLPCLERVALEGLAQAFRLIENREFDQTDAFTDRQGVPRLREVWRQRQDMDRWSEKREGEDDKDDREEGEILWEGSGSESEEDSSRNAGLYCFQGQSKVKSRRRVSSQSGADHLILQLKDVKPVSLDSLGSLGLLCPDIHSISVDTDDKEVRRSSKESVLAAGLQMWSGQLRSLSLHHPGPLLDLLPALQISGPSLVSLTLEGVKSSPRFFLLEVIRACPRLRDLLVFAECPNEPLEEEDGEDLPRLPHLSTLTLQFSEEPKQIQPLIMLGSPLSKVLTNLLLGSPLLEKLSLVSLPCPLNLTLRNALDQLDSELQLHTGSVPLTPMPFGRLQYVNLRWTDVDMTTLRSLMQRSRRLKFIDVSHCWQIGHINYLQYGIDSRVQLVWSY from the exons ATGCCCCTGTTTCAGGCTTCAGGGGAAAGTGGTGGAGCAAAGGCTCAGCCCAaatggaagaggaggaggaatagGAAGAAAAAATATGGGGAGAAAGATGATGATGACTCTGTGCTTCCACTTACACGTCTGTGTCTGCTGAGCCTGGCTGATAACATGAAGGATGTGTGGGCCAAAGATTACGCTGACAACTACCTGGATCAGTACTCCTTCAGACACATCATGGGGCCTTTCAACCTACTGC CGGGCGATCTGGTTGAGGAGCTGACGTCTCTGCTGTGTAGCAGGAAGCAGTTGTCCCGAGCTGCTCTCCACCTCCTCCTAGTCCCTCAGCTCCGTACTCTGTCTCTGGAGAAATGTCCCGGTCTGGCCACCTCTGCTCTTTGTGGCCACATCACTGCACGTTGCCAG GGTTTGTGGAGTCTGGACCTCTCTGGAGCTCAGCAGCTGCCTGCAAAAGTCCTGTCAGAAACTCTGGGCTCTCTCCCTGCCCTGCGCTCGCTCTCCCTGGCTGGTACACGCTGTGATGGATGTGTAATCAGAGCAATTGTCAACCACTGCCATCTCCTGCGCCATCTGGACATATCCTGCTGTCATTTTCTCTCCCCTGCTGCACTACTTCCTCTTGGAGGCAGGGCTTATTTTTCATCTTCTGCCTCCCTTTCTACATCTAAATCTTCAATTTCCCATTCTTGCCCTTCACATTTGTCACCCCCTCCCCTCAGCAGTCTGCTCGCTCTGGATATCGGgtttggagaagaagaaggagaccCTGTAGCAGCTGCagccttcctcctcctctcactgcCCTGCTTGGAGAGAGTGGCTTTAGAGGGTCTAGCACAGGCCTTTAGACTGATTGAGAACAGAGAGTTTGACCAGACTGATGCGTTCACTGACAGACAGGGAGTGCCAAGACTGAGGGAGGTTTGGAGGCAGAGGCAGGATATGGACAGGTGGAgtgaaaaaagagaaggagaagatGATAAGGATGACAGGGAAGAGGGGGAGATATTATGGGAGGGGTCTGGCAGTGAGAGTGAGGAGGATTCAAGCAGAAATGCAGGACTTTACTGCTTTCAGGGCCAAAGTAAGGTCAAAAGTAGACGTAGAGTTTCGTCTCAGTCAGGTGCTGATCATTTGATCCTGCAGCTGAAGGATGTGAAGCCTGTATCACTCGACTCTCTGGGCAGTTTAGGCCTATTATGTCCAGACATCCACTCCATATCAGTAGACACTGACGATAAAGAAGTCAGAAGAAGCAGTAAGGAGTCTGTGTTAGCAGCAGGGCTACAGATGTGGTCAGGCCAGCTGAGAAGCCTTTCTTTGCACCACCCGGGGCCTTTGCTGGATCTCCTTCCTGCCTTACAAATATCAGGCCCCTCCTTGGTCTCTCTCACCCTGGAGGGGGTAAAAAGCAGCCCTCGATTTTTTCTGCTAGAAGTCATCAGGGCCTGTCCCAGACTCAGAGACCTGCTCGTGTTTGCAGAGTGTCCCAACGAACCACTGGAGGAAGAAGATGGAGAGGATCTGCCACGACTGCCTCACCTCAGCACTCTAACACTCCA ATTCTCCGAGGAGCCCAAACAAATTCAACCTCTCATCATGTTGGGTTCGCCCTTAAGTAAGGTGCTTACGAACCTCCTGTTGGGTTCTCCTTTACTGGAGAAGCTCTCGTTGGTCTCCCTTCCCTGCCCTCTGAACCTGACTTTACGTAATGCACTGGATCAGTTGGACTCCGAGCTGCAACTCCATACAGGCTCTGTACCTTTAACTCCCATGCCTTTTGGGCGACTGCAGTACGTCAACCTGCGATGGACAGATGTGGATATGACAACACTAAGAAGTTTAATGCAGCGGAGCAGGAGACTTAAGTTTATAGACGTAAGCCACTGCTGGCAAATCGGTCACATCAATTACCTACAATATGGCATAGACAGTAGAGTTCAGCTCGTCTGGTCATACTGA
- the entpd4 gene encoding ectonucleoside triphosphate diphosphohydrolase 4 isoform X1 — translation MGRISFSCLFPASWHFSLPSQVLPRLLIPSLRQLLFIGLVLCLIGLLYLLLVTGKGATSWTRQENHFHRHLARVTDVDATDTSNPNLNYGLVVDCGSSGSRVFVYCWPRHNGNPHELLDIQQMRDQHRKPVVMKIKPGISELAKTPEKASDYIYPLLSFAAQHIPKNKHQETPLYILCTAGMRILPESQQEALLEDLRTDIPVHFNFLFSDSHVEVISGKQEGVYAWIGINFVLGRFDHVHSDGEAVVEVHVPGNDQQEALVRKRTAGVLDMGGVSTQIAYEVPKTVSFASPQQEEVAKNLLAEFNLGCDAHRTEHVYRVYVSTFLGFGGNAARQRYEESLIKNTATRNKLLDQHIGETAESPLLDPCLPTDLQDEIGPSSQKLYLRGTGDFDLCRQILQPFLNRTNETLTSLSGIYQPAIDYNNSQFYGFSEFYYCTEDVLRMGGDYNASKYARAAKSYCATQWKTLRERFDSGLYASHADLHRLKYQCFKSAWMYEVLHSGFSFPANYKNLKTALLVYDKEVQWTLGAILYRTRFLPLRDIQQESLKGLHSHWRHSFSFVNNHYLFLACFFIVLLSIMLYLLRLRRIHRRTAQRCSPSAVTWLEEGIGSPTLPINL, via the exons ATGGGAAG GATCAGCTTTTCGTGCCTTTTTCCAGCCTCGTGGCATTTCAGCCTGCCATCCCAGGTCCTTCCTCGGCTCCTCATCCCCTCCCTCAGACAGCTGCTCTTCATCGGTCTGGTGCTCTGTCTCATAGGACTGCTCTATCTGCTGCTTGTCACTGGAAAGGGGGCCACCAGCTGGACCAGACAGGAAAACCACTTCCACAG GCACTTGGCAAGGGTGACTGATGTGGATGCGACAGATACAAGCAACCCCAACCTAAACTACGGcctggtggtggactgtggcaGCAGTGGCTCAAGGGTGTTTGTGTACTGCTGGCCCCGGCACAATGGTAATCCCCATGAATTGCTGGATATCCAGCAAATGAGAGATCAGCATCGCAAGCCCGTGGTCATGAAGATTAAACCAG GTATCTCCGAATTGGCTAAAACACCGGAGAAAGCCAGTGATTATATTTACCCTCTGCTGAGTTTTGCAGCCCAACACATCCCCAAAAATAAGCACCAAGAAACGCCCTTGTACATCCTGTGCACAGCTGGAATGAGAATCCTTCCTGAAAG tCAACAAGAAGCACTTCTTGAAGATCTGCGAACAGATATCCCAGTCCACTTTAACTTCCTCTTCTCTGATTCCCATGTGGAAGTAATTTCTGGTAAACAGGAAG GTGTCTATGCCTGGATAGGAATAAACTTTGTCCTTGGGAGGTTTGACCATGTGCACAGCG ATGGGGAAGCAGTAGTGGAGGTTCATGTCCCAGGCAATGATCAGCAGGAGGCGCTGGTGAGGAAAAGAACTGCTGGCGTCCTGGACATGGGCGGGGTCTCCACACAGATCGCATACGAAGTGCCCAAAACTGTAAGCTTTGCTTCTCCACAGCAG GAGGAAGTTGCGAAGAATTTACTGGCTGAGTTTAACCTTGGGTGTGACGCACATCGAACAGAGCATGTTTACCGTGTTTATGTGTCGACCTTCCTGGGTTTTGGAGGAAATGCAGCACGCCAAAGATACGAGGAGAGCCTCATCAAAAACACTGCCACCAGAAACAA GCTATTAGATCAGCACATAGGTGAGACTGCAGAGTCTCCCCTCTTGGACCCCTGTCTACCCACAGACCTGCAGGATGAGATCGGTCCATCTAGCCAGAAGCTCTACCTGCGAGGCACAGGCGACTTCGACCTGTGTCGACAGATTCTGCAGCCGTTCCTAAACCGCACCAATGAGACACTTACCTCCCTCAGTGGGATCTACCAGCCAGCCATCGACTACAACAACAGTCAGTTCTACGGCTTCTCTGAGTTCTACTACTGCACGGAGGACGTGCTGCGCATGGGTGGAGATTATAATGCTTCCAAATACGCTCGGGCCGCCAAG agttaCTGTGCCACCCAGTGGAAGACTCTGAGGGAACGCTTTGACTCTGGCCTGTACGCCTCACATGCTGATCTTCACAGACTGAA GTACCAGTGCTTTAAATCGGCCTGGATGTATGAAGTTTTGCACTCAGGCTTTTCTTTCCCTGCAAATTATAAAAACCTGAAGACTGCCCTTTTGGTCTATGACAAAGAGGTCCAGTGGACTCTGGGTGCCATTCTTTACCGAACACGGTTTCTCCCTTTAAG GGACATCCAGCAGGAGAGTCTAAAAGGATTGCACTCCCACTGGCGACACAGCTTCTCCTTTGTCAACAACCACTACTTGTTCCTGGCTTGTTTCTTCATCGTCTTGTTGTCTATCATGCTGTACCTACTGCGACTCCGCCGCATACACCGGCGTACAGCCCAGCGCTGCAGCCCGTCAGCTGTGACGTGGTTGGAAGAGGGCATTGGCTCTCCCACACTCCCCATCAACCTCTAG
- the entpd4 gene encoding ectonucleoside triphosphate diphosphohydrolase 4 isoform X2, producing MGRISFSCLFPASWHFSLPSQVLPRLLIPSLRQLLFIGLVLCLIGLLYLLLVTGKGATSWTRQENHFHRHLARVTDVDATDTSNPNLNYGLVVDCGSSGSRVFVYCWPRHNGNPHELLDIQQMRDQHRKPVVMKIKPGISELAKTPEKASDYIYPLLSFAAQHIPKNKHQETPLYILCTAGMRILPESQQEALLEDLRTDIPVHFNFLFSDSHVEVISGKQEGVYAWIGINFVLGRFDHVHSDGEAVVEVHVPGNDQQEALVRKRTAGVLDMGGVSTQIAYEVPKTEEVAKNLLAEFNLGCDAHRTEHVYRVYVSTFLGFGGNAARQRYEESLIKNTATRNKLLDQHIGETAESPLLDPCLPTDLQDEIGPSSQKLYLRGTGDFDLCRQILQPFLNRTNETLTSLSGIYQPAIDYNNSQFYGFSEFYYCTEDVLRMGGDYNASKYARAAKSYCATQWKTLRERFDSGLYASHADLHRLKYQCFKSAWMYEVLHSGFSFPANYKNLKTALLVYDKEVQWTLGAILYRTRFLPLRDIQQESLKGLHSHWRHSFSFVNNHYLFLACFFIVLLSIMLYLLRLRRIHRRTAQRCSPSAVTWLEEGIGSPTLPINL from the exons ATGGGAAG GATCAGCTTTTCGTGCCTTTTTCCAGCCTCGTGGCATTTCAGCCTGCCATCCCAGGTCCTTCCTCGGCTCCTCATCCCCTCCCTCAGACAGCTGCTCTTCATCGGTCTGGTGCTCTGTCTCATAGGACTGCTCTATCTGCTGCTTGTCACTGGAAAGGGGGCCACCAGCTGGACCAGACAGGAAAACCACTTCCACAG GCACTTGGCAAGGGTGACTGATGTGGATGCGACAGATACAAGCAACCCCAACCTAAACTACGGcctggtggtggactgtggcaGCAGTGGCTCAAGGGTGTTTGTGTACTGCTGGCCCCGGCACAATGGTAATCCCCATGAATTGCTGGATATCCAGCAAATGAGAGATCAGCATCGCAAGCCCGTGGTCATGAAGATTAAACCAG GTATCTCCGAATTGGCTAAAACACCGGAGAAAGCCAGTGATTATATTTACCCTCTGCTGAGTTTTGCAGCCCAACACATCCCCAAAAATAAGCACCAAGAAACGCCCTTGTACATCCTGTGCACAGCTGGAATGAGAATCCTTCCTGAAAG tCAACAAGAAGCACTTCTTGAAGATCTGCGAACAGATATCCCAGTCCACTTTAACTTCCTCTTCTCTGATTCCCATGTGGAAGTAATTTCTGGTAAACAGGAAG GTGTCTATGCCTGGATAGGAATAAACTTTGTCCTTGGGAGGTTTGACCATGTGCACAGCG ATGGGGAAGCAGTAGTGGAGGTTCATGTCCCAGGCAATGATCAGCAGGAGGCGCTGGTGAGGAAAAGAACTGCTGGCGTCCTGGACATGGGCGGGGTCTCCACACAGATCGCATACGAAGTGCCCAAAACT GAGGAAGTTGCGAAGAATTTACTGGCTGAGTTTAACCTTGGGTGTGACGCACATCGAACAGAGCATGTTTACCGTGTTTATGTGTCGACCTTCCTGGGTTTTGGAGGAAATGCAGCACGCCAAAGATACGAGGAGAGCCTCATCAAAAACACTGCCACCAGAAACAA GCTATTAGATCAGCACATAGGTGAGACTGCAGAGTCTCCCCTCTTGGACCCCTGTCTACCCACAGACCTGCAGGATGAGATCGGTCCATCTAGCCAGAAGCTCTACCTGCGAGGCACAGGCGACTTCGACCTGTGTCGACAGATTCTGCAGCCGTTCCTAAACCGCACCAATGAGACACTTACCTCCCTCAGTGGGATCTACCAGCCAGCCATCGACTACAACAACAGTCAGTTCTACGGCTTCTCTGAGTTCTACTACTGCACGGAGGACGTGCTGCGCATGGGTGGAGATTATAATGCTTCCAAATACGCTCGGGCCGCCAAG agttaCTGTGCCACCCAGTGGAAGACTCTGAGGGAACGCTTTGACTCTGGCCTGTACGCCTCACATGCTGATCTTCACAGACTGAA GTACCAGTGCTTTAAATCGGCCTGGATGTATGAAGTTTTGCACTCAGGCTTTTCTTTCCCTGCAAATTATAAAAACCTGAAGACTGCCCTTTTGGTCTATGACAAAGAGGTCCAGTGGACTCTGGGTGCCATTCTTTACCGAACACGGTTTCTCCCTTTAAG GGACATCCAGCAGGAGAGTCTAAAAGGATTGCACTCCCACTGGCGACACAGCTTCTCCTTTGTCAACAACCACTACTTGTTCCTGGCTTGTTTCTTCATCGTCTTGTTGTCTATCATGCTGTACCTACTGCGACTCCGCCGCATACACCGGCGTACAGCCCAGCGCTGCAGCCCGTCAGCTGTGACGTGGTTGGAAGAGGGCATTGGCTCTCCCACACTCCCCATCAACCTCTAG